The DNA region CGCCACGATACCTACCAGCTGCATGCATACACGTTGTTTTCATCCCGAATTAGTATATGGGCAAATGGTAGACCATAATACGCATATGCATGCACCGACTTGAGATCGTGGTGGAAGATGACCGGGGGCCGGGTACGCGTGATGTACTAGATAGTGATATGTGAAACCGAATTAATCAAAGACAGTGTCTTCTAAACCAAGGCCTTGTGGATCTTCACGATACATACATCATACTCCACTGATTATGACAGTGTCTTCTAAACCTTAGTTAATGCAGCATGGGATTAAGCACACGAAAATGGATTAGGCATTCTGGATACATATCAAGGATTGCCAGCATATAGTTAAGCAACTCTCATCGTTGACTCTATTAATGCATACATCGAACCAACTGCCAGCGCTAAACCTCCCACACATTTACTACAGTACAATTTTTCGGATTTTGTGCCCGAGCATTAACTAATAAACACAGAGGACTCATGGCTGCTGCATGCATGCCACCGAGGGAAACTTCTCACTATATAAATGGAGCCACCGCCATGTTCATGCAGCATATATACACCCAAAGTAAAAGCATCTCCCCACACCACTGATAACAATGTCGATCTCGTTCTCGCAAGAGCTGCTCATCTCCACACTCGCCATCATTCTTCTTCCCCTGATGTTGTACCTCAGGTCTAGCAGATCAAAGAACCCATCAGTGCTCCCCATAAACTGGCCAATAGTGGGGGTGTTCCCTTACCTTATCGCCAACTTCCACAACCTGCACGACTacctcgccgtcgtcctcgccgGATCAGGCCACAACTTCAGGGCGCACGGCCCGCCTGGGACCGGGTTGCGGTTCTTCATCACATGCGAACCGGCCAACGTCCGGCACATCTTCACGACGAACCATGCAAACTTCCCCAAGGGCGCGGAGTTCGCCGCCATCTTTGACATCGCGGGTGGCAGCTTCTTCACCACCGAAGGCGAGCCCTGGCGTCGGCAGCGCGCAAGAGCCCAGAGAGTCTTGAGCAACCCACGGTTGCTTGCCTGTATGACCGCTTGCTGCCGCGACAAGGTGGAGAACGGCCTCCTCCCGGTGCTCATGCACATGGCGAGCACCGGGACCACGTTCGACCTGCAAGATTTGACAATAAGGCTCGTGCTCGACATGACCGCCACGCCTCTCTTTGGCGTGGACCCAGGCCTCCTGTCCTCGGACATGCCGCCCATGGACGCCGCGGTCGCCATGGACACGGTCATGGAGGTGGCCTTGTTCCGGCACATCGTGCCGACCTCTGGTTGGAAGGTGATGAGGCGGCTAAACATCGGCCCGGAAAGGAAGCTCGCCGCAGCACACACGGTTCTACGAGGGTTCATtgaggagatgatggagaggaggaagaggaaggaacATGCTGGTAATGAGGGAGCTCCTTCCGTGGACATCCTGTCTTCCTACATCGACGATCCAGACTACCAGCAGAACGATGGCTTGCTCCATGCGACGCTCATCAACTACATGATCGCCGGGAGGGACACGATCGGCACAGCTTTGACATGGGTCTTCTACAACCTCGCCCAGAACCCTCATGTCGTGTCGTTCATCCGCCACGAACTATCACCCATCGCATCACAGAAAGCAGCCACAGGCGCCAACAATAGCAGCACGATGGTGATCTTTGAACCGGAGGAGACAAAATCTCTCGTCTACATGAGAGCCGCCATACACGAGTCTCTCAGGTTGCACCCCCCGGTCCCCATCGAGCGTAAGACGGCGGTCGCCCACGACGTGATGCCGAGTGGCCATGTGGTACACGCCGGTGACACCTTATTAATTTCTCTCCACTCCATGGGGAGAATGGAAGGCGTGTGGGGGAAAGACTGCCGGGAGTATAACCCGGATAGATGGCTCTCAGAGGATGGCAAGAAACTGCGGTACGTGCCGTCTTACAAATTTTTGTCATTCAGCTCGGGCCCGAGGCTGTGCCTTGGCAAGGACGTCTCATTCATGCAGATGAATACTATTGTTGCGGCAATGGTGTGGAACTTTGATGTGGAAGTGGTTGAAGGGCAGAGAGTCCAGCCGAAGATGTCTTGTGTGCTGCAGATGAAAAATGGACTCATGGTGAAGTTGAAGAAGCGAGAAATGTAACCTTTGGTCTCTTTTTCTTATCTGCAATTGTATCTTGCGTGAGTCTTTCGCGTTCGGGACCTCAGGGTATTTGTATGTGTACTGTTGTATGATTTATTTTTCTGTCAATATAATGTTATATGAATAAAAATAGAGTGAGGATTTGGTGTCCACTAGGTGTGGCGCCCCTCGATTCAGAAGCGTTGGATCTGTATCGTGCGATGCGCTCCTCGTTCTGCAATAAGAGTATGCTAAGACAATGTGGTTATATAAATGATCTGGTAGGATTGTACGAAATGGCATGAATATGGTACATCGATGGATAGCGGATAGGAGATGGAAAAAGTAGTGCTAGGCTGCAGCAATGAATAACATCATCATATGGAAAAAAATATCATTGGAGGAAAGAAAAACAAGAACAAGGAAAAGTTTCATCACCAGAGAGAATAACCCGTACATGGATGCACGTGAGATCTTATTTAAAACACGTAAATGAAAACTAGTGTTTTTTTAGGAAAACTGATATTGGTTTGCTGTACtgtaggaggaggaggaagacaaaaCTTAAGAGGTATGCATCCTATCTACGACCACCAGCACGTATCATAGTTTTAAAAACTAGACCAGACCGGCGGTCCGACCGGAAAAACCATGGACCAGCATCTTGCATGGTTTTTTAAGTTGTACCGGTCTTTTAGTAAAAACCAGAAAGTATTTTAAAAGGTGCATCAACGAGGAATGAAACAGCTAACCTTTAGGAAAGGCATGCTAAAGGCCCAATAAGCAACTAGGCTAATAACAATTTGTAATTATTAATGATATGCATCCAATATTATGTGTATTCATTTGATGTGAGATCAAAATTTTGAGAAAATACATTTAATATTTTGGGTTTTGGTCGCAAATGAACCAATGAACTGATGGCCCGACCAATAAAAATCTTAACCAACAAAACCTCACCAGTTCGGTTTATAAAACTATGACACCTATCCGTCTGTCTCACTGTTCTGCTGACCAAAGCGCTAATGAGCACATACTGGCTTTTTTTTTAGCCTGAGCACGGCTAGTCGTTCGATGGAGAATAAGAAATTGACGGTGGATCTTGCCATGGGCCAATGCCACCCAGGTCACCTGAATACCCGATGATTCCCTATGATTATGCATAAAATAAATAACTTGGTACATACACAATGACGGAATGACTCAACTTATCATATATAGAGGGAAATAGCCGTGCCTTATTATTTCTATTACTTGTTTAAGATGCAAGCCTCTTGTAATAGTTAACAAAGGAACACAATCCATTGTGATATAGAAATTATTAATCAATACATAATCATCAGACTGCGTAGTAATCCTGTCGGTCCTTACATTTGAAGACACGGCCCTGGAAAATGCTCCCTTCTTTTTTATTTACCACTATAGGAATCGACGAGTTTGTTGAGTGCACTTTATTGGGCACTCAGCAAACACACAACTTTACGGAGTGTGGTTGTAAAACACTCGGTAAAAATAGACACTCGGCATANNNNNNNNNNNNNNNNNNNNNNNNNNNNNNNNNNNNNNNNNNNNNNNNNNNNNNNNNNNNNNNNNNNNNNNNNNNNNNNNNNNNNNNNNNNNNNNNNNNNNNNNNNNNNNNNNNNNNNNNNNNNNNNNNNNNNNNNNNNNNNNNNNNNNNNNNNNNNNNNNNNNNNNNNNNNNNNNNNNNNNNNNNNNNNNNNNNNNNNNNNNNNNNNNNNNNNNNNNNNNNNNNNNNNNNNNNNNNNNNNNNNNNNNNNNNNNNNNNNNNNNNNNNNNNNNNNNNNNNNNNNNNNNNNNNNNNNNNNNNNNNNNNNNNNNNNNNNNNNNNNNNNNNNNNNNNNNNNNNNNNNNNNNNNNNNNNNNNNNNNNNNNNNNNNNNgaacttggcaaaaagaaaaacacTAGGCAAATATTTGGACACATGTCAATCTTAACCGTGGTTTACGATGGACGGACAGTGTTATTGCCTTGTCGAGTGTAAAACACATGGTAAACAAGTGAAATCCAATAGCATGCATGTATACATTTGGATTATTAAGAGCAAAGTtttgaatttttattttatttgctaCTTTTTTGTAATATTTGAGAGGATTTCATAAAATATGTGATCTACATGACTTAGAAACCGAAGCATTCCCAAGAAAGAATCACAGTTTTGAAAGACAATGTCATAGTTTCTGAAAGCGTGGCGATAGTTACTTCACCGTTTGACCTCAAAGTTGTTTCTACACGCAAGATACAACATTACATGGTCCATGTTAAAGTTTGGCATTATTTAGGGGTCAAATTCTATGTTAAATAAGTAAATTGATTTATATTTATCTGATGGACATACATTTTACCTATAAGTACATGAAAAATGCTAAATAATTGGTAGAAAGATAACATTTAAGTTAATGAGTATATTTTTAGTATTATACAAAGAGTATTTTTAGTAAAAAGATTGTTTGACATGTTAGTTTCAGAAATCTTGCTCAACCAAATTCCTTTAAAATGTaagcaaattattaaaaaaacactttcatatatacaaaaaaaatatgTGAACCTCAGATGTACTTATGTGTTTATGTCTATTTTAGTATCTCTAAATATCCC from Triticum aestivum cultivar Chinese Spring unplaced genomic scaffold, IWGSC CS RefSeq v2.1 scaffold79340, whole genome shotgun sequence includes:
- the LOC123175670 gene encoding noroxomaritidine synthase 2-like; this translates as MSISFSQELLISTLAIILLPLMLYLRSSRSKNPSVLPINWPIVGVFPYLIANFHNLHDYLAVVLAGSGHNFRAHGPPGTGLRFFITCEPANVRHIFTTNHANFPKGAEFAAIFDIAGGSFFTTEGEPWRRQRARAQRVLSNPRLLACMTACCRDKVENGLLPVLMHMASTGTTFDLQDLTIRLVLDMTATPLFGVDPGLLSSDMPPMDAAVAMDTVMEVALFRHIVPTSGWKVMRRLNIGPERKLAAAHTVLRGFIEEMMERRKRKEHAGNEGAPSVDILSSYIDDPDYQQNDGLLHATLINYMIAGRDTIGTALTWVFYNLAQNPHVVSFIRHELSPIASQKAATGANNSSTMVIFEPEETKSLVYMRAAIHESLRLHPPVPIERKTAVAHDVMPSGHVVHAGDTLLISLHSMGRMEGVWGKDCREYNPDRWLSEDGKKLRYVPSYKFLSFSSGPRLCLGKDVSFMQMNTIVAAMVWNFDVEVVEGQRVQPKMSCVLQMKNGLMVKLKKREM